A single region of the Ziziphus jujuba cultivar Dongzao chromosome 10, ASM3175591v1 genome encodes:
- the LOC107411704 gene encoding probable L-cysteine desulfhydrase, chloroplastic: MASLAHENLDHDDDHEHYRNHHHHHHHANNLNGDSRTHLPKKPRLSFFTESEIATEFAHHDSDVARINNGSFGCCPASVLEAQKVWQHKFLAQPDDFYFNELKKGIHRSRSIIKEIINAEHVDEVSLVDNATTAAAVVLQQTSWAFSEGRFDKGDAIVMLHYAYGAVKKSIEAYVTRAGGYVIEVPLPFPVSSNDEIVTEFRKALEKGKANGRRVRLAVIDHVTSMPCVVIPIKELVKICREEGVDQVFVDAAHGIGCTAVDMKEIGADFYASNLHKWFFCPPSVAFLYCRKSPKLSELHHPVVSHEYGNGLAIESAWIGTRDYSPQLVVPSVLDFVNKFEGGLEGIKKRNHDAVVEMGEMLAKEWGTHLGCPPDMCASMIMIGLPACLGILTEKDTLKLRSHLREKFGVEVPIYFRAPRNSEDVTITGYARISYQVYNKVDDYNKFKDAINKLVSDGFTCSLLTT; the protein is encoded by the coding sequence aTGGCTTCTCTAGCCCACGAAAACCTCGACCATGACGATGATCACGAACACTATCGcaaccatcaccaccaccaccaccacgcCAACAATCTCAACGGTGATTCCAGAACCCATTTACCCAAAAAGCCCAGGCTTTCTTTCTTCACCGAATCCGAAATCGCCACCGAGTTCGCTCACCACGACTCCGACGTTGCTCGGATCAACAACGGTAGTTTCGGTTGCTGTCCCGCTTCCGTTCTCGAAGCCCAGAAGGTTTGGCAGCACAAGTTTCTCGCTCAGCCTGATGATTTCTACTTCAACGAGCTCAAGAAGGGGATTCATCGTTCCAGGTCCATAATCAAGGAAATCATCAATGCCGAACACGTCGACGAGGTCTCTCTTGTCGACAACGCCACCACCGCCGCCGCCGTTGTCCTCCAGCAGACCTCCTGGGCTTTCTCCGAAGGCAGATTCGACAAAGGCGATGCCATCGTTATGCTTCATTACGCTTATGGTGCCGTCAAGAAGTCCATCGAGGCGTATGTTACACGTGCCGGCGGGTATGTAATCGAGGTCCCTCTGCCTTTTCCGGTGAGTTCCAACGATGAGATTGTGACTGAATTTAGGAAGGCTTTGGAGAAAGGAAAAGCTAATGGTAGGAGGGTTAGGCTTGCTGTGATTGACCATGTGACATCCATGCCTTGTGTCGTAATACCCATCAAGGAATTGGTTAAGATTTGCAGGGAAGAAGGCGTTGACCAGGTTTTTGTTGATGCTGCTCATGGAATTGGCTGCACTGCTGTTGATATGAAAGAGATTGGAGCTGATTTCTATGCTAGTAATTTGCACAAATGGTTCTTTTGCCCACCTTCCGTGGCGTTTTTGTATTGTAGGAAGTCACCCAAGTTGTCTGAATTGCACCACCCTGTAGTGTCTCATGAGTATGGTAATGGGTTGGCAATAGAGAGTGCCTGGATTGGGACAAGGGATTATAGTCCTCAGCTTGTTGTCCCTTCGGTTTTGGATTTCGTAAATAAGTTCGAAGGTGGTTTGGAGGGAATTAAGAAGAGGAACCATGATGCTGTCGTTGAGATGGGTGAGATGTTAGCAAAAGAGTGGGGGACTCATCTTGGGTGCCCTCCTGATATGTGTGCAAGCATGATCATGATTGGATTGCCTGCTTGTTTGGGAATTTTGACTGAGAAAGATACTTTGAAGTTGAGGTCTCATTTGAGAGAGaaatttggtgttgaagttcCAATATATTTCCGAGCCCCTAGAAATAGTGAGGATGTAACAATAACCGGGTATGCTCGCATTTCGTATCAAGTCTATAACAAAGTTGATGACTATAACAAGTTTAAAGATGCTATTAACAAACTCGTTAGTGATGGATTCACCTGTTCCCTTCTCACTACATGA